The Glycine soja cultivar W05 chromosome 4, ASM419377v2, whole genome shotgun sequence genomic sequence GAAAaactatttgataaaattataaatttgatatttttatttttcttagaatttgatttttattttctataatttaatttacaaatttagtcttttagttttttcaatccttttattttaattcttaatcatAAAATTGAACGTTAATGGTTATTTATCAACGTTAATCATTATATGttacatttttattagacattaATCATCATGTATCACATTTTTTATTGGactaaattcataaattaaattatagagagatgaaaattaaattttaagataaataaggatattaaatttataattttatcaaaagtatttttatctTAAGAACATTCAAGtagataacataaaaaataaattttattcaagaGCTTTAacaaagcaataaaaaaatcatctatATAGAAAATTTTTATCCTCAGGTGTTCTTCCATTCGTAATCAAATTGACAAGACACATCACCCTCATTTaacaacaaattttttatttgtcaaaaaaccaacaatttttttagttacttgCTTGATCCCCCCGGAAAGTATtcaactattattattttttatattttctacgGATTTTTTGAATAccttgaaaagaacactaatgAAGACAATGAAAAAAGGTATTTTAACTGAAGAACATTTAAGaagacaataaaaataaataaattttatttcaataacatttaagaagacaatagaaaaagaaacttCTCTTAAAAATATTGTATCTCGAGAACATTTAAGAAgacaataaaaaaggaaattttaTCGATATAGAAAAATTAGATCTCAAACTTTTTTCTattcagaataaaaaaatttctattttcatttcatttagtAAAACTAACTGACATAATAAATTGGACAGAATATAAAAGGGATTCAGATTTCCTGCGAGTCGAGAAATTCACATATTCagtttaattcaaaatatagaTCAAATCACTCATAATTtatcttgataaatttaattcaaaatattaatattaattcgAAGGTTTAAATCAACGAATGCGTGAATGCAGacaatcaatttctttttttatggaaTTTGAACTAAATAACCTAATGTATACTAATTGTAgtcatttaattgtttttttacaatatttatgagtaaattattatgtttatgataacaatgaataataaaagaaaattgtagctagatgacaaagaaaaaacatattggCTTTCTTAGAAACTACTGATAgcaaaatgtaattaaaaaaaactgataaaaaaactCAGAAACTAAAATTGCAAATTGGTGATACTTTAGAGACTTGAAGATATAATTAAGACTAACTTTTACAaatagtaaagataaaaatgtgaaataaaatCAGTAAGGTTATAttacaaagaaataaaaaaatactactaatatataagttatattacagttattgtaaaataaatataatacagtatcttatcttattagtgaaaaataaagaaatcccTTACTGGTACTATTCAACTTAGACGAGTGCCACATGGCAGGAAGTGTGTATGTGGATTTTCATGGTCAGCAGATGAAATCAAATGTTGGCAGAATAAAAAGGTAAGACAGAAATGTGAATAGTTAGATGGGTGAGGATAGTAAAACCTGGCGAGTATGCTGGATTGCTGTTACGGAAGCGACGAGAGAGTGGAGAAAGTTTTGAAACTGAAGTGAAGGCGATAAATTTTGTTGTCCTTAGCAGAGATTCACTTTTTCATTTGACGAGAGATGATGATGTCCAACTCCATCTAactctaaaaactaaaaactcattactttgctttctttttttcttcaggAATTGCTCTATCCCATCCCACGTTTTCGTTAACCCTTCGTTTTTGTTGATTAACTCATCTCCAATTCATTTATTAgtgaaacataattaaatttggaTTGAATAAGTGAACGtgttacttattattattgctataggaaaattcaaatttcaaaatattaccCGCGGCAAACTCACATTGTTTACTTCATTGTTTTGCAGTAGGTTTATTTCTAAAGCACGCTTTTCAGTATCATTAACTTTTATctattaattgaaataaaatgtaattagtaatttaatatataatttattttcaaatataaaatgtgAGATGATTATTTTGCAGATTTTTCCAAACTCAATAAAATCTAGCAGGgatgagatatttttttaaaaaaattgtctctcTTCCACTCGACCTCAAGCTTTGCATTGCTTTTTTGTGGAGATAGGGGAATGTTGATCTTTTAAAAAtggaataagataaaaataaatttaacttataTAATGCTCATTCATAATCCATGACTTATAGCTTTTATATTGTGGATGAAATGTATCATTTTCGTTCCTTATTACATTTATGAGACGTATAAAGTAGCTTGTATAGAGTATATTTAGACTTGTGAAagtattttatatcttttttataactCTTTAACTTGTCTTAATAAATCTCACCAAGTATTGTGATAAAActcatcaaaataaatattgttaacttatttcaataaatttctcaaTCAACCTTATTATATAAATGcatgatcaaaataaatattgctGGCTTTTGAATAAATGCATGATCACCTAAATGCTCCCTCAGTCCACTTAAAATGTGAtctaattaattgaaatattataaatacccactatgaaaaaatttatattaaagaaAGGTTTTGTTTTTCCCCATGTTCATTAAACAATGTTGTCATTCATTCACAATGGGCATTGAGAGATGGATAAGTAAGTTCTAATAAATTGTcactacttttttgtttttggtaatttattgGGTTTTAAGGTTGCCCAACTTCAAACAATACTTCAGCAGCAATCATGGGGTATATCATGCATATGTggttaaagaaatttttgtatattgGATTACATCATTAATCACATGTCACTTATTTGTGATAAAGTGTGCATTTTGAAAACAATAAGTTTATGAACTTCGTAGGTTAGTGCGTGAGTGAAAGTTGGCTTGTGGCTTCACGAAGTTGGATAACAAGGACGATCACCATTGGGGGATAATGATGGTGACTACTTGCAAGCACTTTAACATAACACGCAAACAGTTTGAATGAATTACAATATCTTGTTTGAAGGTAATGCTACGTACAATAAAGGATATTGTTGAATATTTATAGGCAAAGAGTGGAATGGATTGGGCAAGCTACATAACAGGATTTGCTCACGTACAATAAGGAAAGATCTACGCCTTTTGTTGGTCATAGTCTCATAGAATAAAGTGCTAATGTGGGTAACAAGTGGTTGTAGTGTGTAAGCTTTTGTCATGTCAATGTAAGGATTTTAGTGGTCTTGTTCAACATCTAAGTAGGCGATTAGGAACTCGGCAAGCTTCGGGGTAGTTATGTACCATAGTTTGTTCATCCATTGGGTTATTAACATGCCGGGAGTTTATTGGGCTACATTGGGTAGCCGTTGGTTGTACATGAATGTTTTTGGGTCTTTGTAAGGTCAATATATAATTTGgaataaatacattatgaatCTTTGAATGTGACCGTAGAAGTATCTACACATGTTTGGATGGTTCAATCTCTCTAAAATTTTACTTGTGCAACATGCTCAACTTAACTTGTTccccaataaattaaaataaacttgttGGGATATGTAAAGTAAAGATAACAAACACAATAAAATTCATGTGAATAGCcatctttttttcataaatgttATTATTCACTTATGCAATGGGCACAATTTTGTTAAACTGTTCTTCAGTGgattcaaataattttgttgGATGTGTATTGGATAACAAGTACAACAATCATGTGAACGATCATCTTTTCATAATGGAGACTCACTTGTACAATATGcatatttttgttaacataTTCTGtagtatatttaaataattttgttgagatatgtaataaataattttgttgagatatgtaataattttgttgagatatgtaatatattatcttattttaatatttagaaaAGTCACACGAGCTTAAATACGTGTTGCATCTATgcaaatgtaataatttttgtttttagtccaaGTAAGTTTTACTACTTTATATTTTACTCCTATAATATTTTTCCATGACTTGTTTTGGTTTCGGTCCTAACAACAAAGGACTAAAATTAGAAACCATTATATTTTGCAAGAATGTGATGATatcgattaaaataaaaaccagCATATATCTAATGCTTTAACTTATAAAGACATGAAAACACAATTTCTATATTTGTAGAATTGTAAAACATGTTACTAATAACAAGTTGACAATAGgaagcaaaataaataagaactaATAATATAGGAatgaaaaaactatatatatataatttttacaaaGAATAAAGATAAACACTGCTATATTTGTCGGAGCTTCAATACATTTAATGCAAACACATAATTGGATGATGACCTAGAAAAAAACTACACAAAATTaatggaaattaaattaattaatttctacttttatttaaacttttatctACTTATGAATTACTATAATGTGGAGAGGTAATTAAATGTCTCTAactctttttaaaaaagaaaatgtctgTAACTTAATATCCTATTCCTATTAAAAACTTCCAATATTTAGTAAGGCAGGAATTATAAAAGCACAATATATTTGAGAGTTTTGAGCAAAGATGAAGGAAGCGGAAATAGGATAAATGTTAAATCATACCCGCtccttcctctctctctctctatatatatatatatatattaatgttttgttttttaaacagTTGATGTTTTAGGATTTCAAAGCTTAAGTAATGTACTTTTCTCAGatgtatctttttttaatattcactAAGtggtataaatattaaaaatcaagctatcaaataaagatattttagtttaaatataataattttaaattttattaaatatttaaaatctatATATGATAACCctaaacatcaatttttaattccattaaatatttttattctcagaTGGGAAGGGAAGCAGGACTATCAATGAATCTTCATACTCCATTATTACTGCGCGCGGTTTAGtgttttaatgatattattattaattgtgtGTTCTCATTGAATAGAAATTTGTTTgtagaaagaagaaagaggacGTAACGtaacattaataatttaagtCGATAATAAAAGAGGAGTGTAGATACAAGTATGGAGGAGAGTGGAAATAGGAAAAAATAGCTTAGAGAGATTTATTTACGAACAGGAAGAGTCACATGGCATGTGTCCAGTCTTCCACATGATAAATACCCTTCTTACCTTCCTTACTAGGACTtttgactctctctctctctatctatggtagtagtagtagtagtattcATTCATTCTCTCTAATGGCAGAGCTCACACCCTAAACACAAACCAGAGCCTCTGAGAGAAACAACCACAAACTCTCCCTTAATCTTGTCGGTTTCCATATCTGCTGAAAATGAAAGCTCTGTACAGAAGCTCTCTCTTGCTCTTGCTCTTGCTCTTCATCTCCGTGTGttttgcatcttcttcttctccggtCACTCAGCAACTCCTAAGCTTCAAAAACTCTCTCCCGAACCCATCCCTGCTCCCCAACTGGCTCCCTAACCAAAGCCCGTGCACATTCAGCGGCATCAGCTGCAACGACACAGAGCTCTCATCCATAGACCTCAGCTCCGTCCCTCTCAGCACTAACCTAACCGTCATCGCCATCTTCCTCCTTAGCCTGGACCACCTCCAGTCACTCTCCTTAAAATCCACCAACCTCTCCGGTCCCGCCGCCATGCCTCCTCTCTCCCACTCCCAGTGCTCCTCCTCATTAACCTCCCTAGATCTCTCCCAAAACTCCCTCTCTGCCTCCCTCAACGACATGTCGTTTCTCGCCTCCTGCTCCAACCTCCAATCCCTCAACCTCTCCTCCAACCTCCTCCAATTCGGCCCCCCGCCCCACTGGAAGCTCCACCACCTCCGCTTCGCCGACTTCTCTTACAACAAGATTTCCGGCCCCGGCGTCGTTTCTTGGCTTCTCAACCCCGTCATCGAACTCCTCTCTCTCAAAGGCAACAAAGTCACCGGCGAAACCGACTTCTCCGGCTCAATTTCTCTCCAGTATTTAGACCTTTCTTCCAACAACTTTTCTGTTACGCTTCCTACTTTCGGCGAGTGTTCTTCGCTTGAGTATTTGGACCTCTCCGCTAACAAGTACTTGGGCGACATTGCACGCACTCTCTCCCCTTGCAAGAGCCTCGTTTACCTTAACGTCTCCAGCAACCAGTTCTCCGGTCCGGTTCCTTCCCTTCCCTCCGGTTCGCTACAGTTTGTGTACCTTGCTGCAAACCACTTCCACGGCCAGATTCCTCTCTCCCTCGCCGACCTCTGCTCCACTCTCCTCCAGCTCGATCTCTCCTCCAACAATCTCACCGGCGCTCTTCCCGGCGCGTTCGGCGCGTGCACTTCTCTTCAATCCCTTGACATCTCCAGCAACCTCTTCGCCGGCGCGTTGCCGATGTCGGTTCTCACGCAAATGACCAGCCTGAAAGAGCTCGCGGTTGCGTTCAACGGCTTCCTCGGTGCTCTCCCGGAGTCTCTGTCGAAGCTCTCCGCTCTGGAGTTGCTGGATCTGAGCTCCAACAACTTTAGCGGCTCAATCCCCGCCTCGCTGTGCGGCGGCGGTGACGCTGGGATTAATAATAATCTGAAGGAACTTTATCTGCAGAATAACCGGTTCACGGGTTTTATTCCGCCCACGCTCAGCAACTGTTCAAACCTCGTTGCTTTGGACTTGAGTTTCAACTTCCTCACGGGGACTATTCCTCCGAGCCTAGGGTCTCTTTCGAATCTCAAAGACTTCATCATCTGGCTCAACCAGCTCCACGGGGAGATACCGCAGGAGCTCATGTATCTTAAAAGCCTCGAGAATTTGATCCTGGATTTCAACGACTTGACTGGGAACATTCCCTCTGGCCTCGTTAACTGCACCAAGTTGAACTGGATCTCCCTCTCCAACAACAGGCTCAGCGGCGAGATTCCGCCGTGGATTGGGAAGCTTTCTAATCTCGCCATACTCAAGCTCAGCAATAACTCTTTCTCCGGCCGGATTCCGCCGGAGCTCGGCGACTGTACTAGTTTAATATGGTTGGATCTGAATACAAATATGCTCACCGGGCCCATTCCGCCGGAGCTGTTCAAGCAGTCGGGGAAGATCGCCGTGAATTTCATCAGTGGGAAGACGTATGTGTATATAAAGAACGATGGGAGCAAGGAGTGCCATGGTGCGGGGAACTTGCTTGAGTTTGCGGGGATCAGTCAGCAGCAGCTGAACAGGATTTCGACGAGGAACCCCTGCAATTTCACTAGGGTTTATGGAGGTAAGTTGCAGCCAACGTTTAACCATAATGGTTCTATGATATTTTTGGATATCTCGCACAACATGTTGTCAGGGAGTATTCCCAAGGAGATTGGGGCCATGTACTATTTGTACATTCTCAATTTGGGTCACAATAATGTGTCTGGGAGCATTCCTCAAGAGCTTGGGAAGATGAAGAATCTCAACATTCTTGATCTGTCGAATAATAGACTGGAGGGCCAAATTCCGCAGAGCCTCACGGGGCTTTCTTTGCTCACTGAGATTGACTTGTCCAACAACTTGCTTACCGGGACGATTCCTGAGTCGGGTCAATTTGATACTTTCCCTGCGGCGAAGTTTCAGAACAACTCTGGTCTATGTGGAGTTCCTCTGGGTCCGTGTGGTTCGGAGCCGGCAAACAATGGAAATGCGCAACATATGAAGTCTCACAGGAGGCAGGCTTCTCTGGCGGGGAGTGTGGCCATGGGGTTGTTGTTTTCCCTCTTTTGCGTCTTTGGTTTGATCATTATTGCCATTGAGACcaggaagaggaggaagaagaaggaggcTGCTCTTGAAGCCTATGGTGATGGTAATTCCCATTCGGGTCCGGCCAATGTGAGCTGGAAGCACACCAGTACTCGGGAAGCTCTTAGCATAAACCTTGCAACATTTGAGAAGCCGCTCCGGAAGCTTACTTTTGCGGACCTTCTTGACGCTACCAATGGTTTTCACAACGACAGTCTCATTGGCTCTGGCGGGTTTGGGGACGTGTACAAGGCTCAGTTGAAGGATGGAAGTGTTGTGGCTATCAAGAAGCTGATTCATGTT encodes the following:
- the LOC114410135 gene encoding systemin receptor SR160-like; protein product: MKALYRSSLLLLLLLFISVCFASSSSPVTQQLLSFKNSLPNPSLLPNWLPNQSPCTFSGISCNDTELSSIDLSSVPLSTNLTVIAIFLLSLDHLQSLSLKSTNLSGPAAMPPLSHSQCSSSLTSLDLSQNSLSASLNDMSFLASCSNLQSLNLSSNLLQFGPPPHWKLHHLRFADFSYNKISGPGVVSWLLNPVIELLSLKGNKVTGETDFSGSISLQYLDLSSNNFSVTLPTFGECSSLEYLDLSANKYLGDIARTLSPCKSLVYLNVSSNQFSGPVPSLPSGSLQFVYLAANHFHGQIPLSLADLCSTLLQLDLSSNNLTGALPGAFGACTSLQSLDISSNLFAGALPMSVLTQMTSLKELAVAFNGFLGALPESLSKLSALELLDLSSNNFSGSIPASLCGGGDAGINNNLKELYLQNNRFTGFIPPTLSNCSNLVALDLSFNFLTGTIPPSLGSLSNLKDFIIWLNQLHGEIPQELMYLKSLENLILDFNDLTGNIPSGLVNCTKLNWISLSNNRLSGEIPPWIGKLSNLAILKLSNNSFSGRIPPELGDCTSLIWLDLNTNMLTGPIPPELFKQSGKIAVNFISGKTYVYIKNDGSKECHGAGNLLEFAGISQQQLNRISTRNPCNFTRVYGGKLQPTFNHNGSMIFLDISHNMLSGSIPKEIGAMYYLYILNLGHNNVSGSIPQELGKMKNLNILDLSNNRLEGQIPQSLTGLSLLTEIDLSNNLLTGTIPESGQFDTFPAAKFQNNSGLCGVPLGPCGSEPANNGNAQHMKSHRRQASLAGSVAMGLLFSLFCVFGLIIIAIETRKRRKKKEAALEAYGDGNSHSGPANVSWKHTSTREALSINLATFEKPLRKLTFADLLDATNGFHNDSLIGSGGFGDVYKAQLKDGSVVAIKKLIHVSGQGDREFTAEMETIGKIKHRNLVPLLGYCKVGEERLLVYEYMKYGSLEDVLHDQKKAGIKLNWAVRRKIAIGAARGLAFLHHNCIPHIIHRDMKSSNVLLDENLEARVSDFGMARLMSAMDTHLSVSTLAGTPGYVPPEYYQSFRCSTKGDVYSYGVVLLELLTGKRPTDSADFGDNNLVGWVKQHAKLKISDIFDPELMKEDPNLEMELLQHLKIAVSCLDDRPWRRPTMIQVMAMFKEIQAGSGIDSQSTIANDEEGFNAVEMVEMSIKEAPELSKH